The following proteins come from a genomic window of Edaphobacter sp. 4G125:
- a CDS encoding PaaI family thioesterase — MSATDAARHVPAASLQGTLTIDERANHCFGCGSANPQGLHLAFSTDASDPQHPTAAANFQLDRAHEGPPGYVHGGIVATLLDEAMSKLNRPLDLLAVTRHMEIDYLRPVPLYQPLKVTSRHLRREGRKLFHQAEILSPDGTVLACGQAIFIVLDPAMLARAGFTQPEE; from the coding sequence ATGTCAGCGACCGACGCAGCCCGTCATGTTCCTGCTGCTTCCCTGCAGGGAACCCTTACTATTGATGAGCGGGCAAATCATTGTTTTGGATGTGGTTCGGCCAATCCGCAGGGACTGCATCTGGCCTTCTCCACCGATGCATCAGACCCGCAGCACCCTACCGCAGCCGCCAATTTTCAGCTTGATCGCGCCCACGAAGGCCCGCCCGGATACGTCCACGGCGGTATCGTCGCCACCCTGCTCGATGAGGCCATGAGCAAGCTCAATCGCCCCCTCGATCTTCTTGCCGTAACCCGGCACATGGAGATCGATTATCTCCGGCCAGTTCCTCTCTACCAGCCTCTAAAGGTGACCAGCCGCCACCTGCGCCGCGAGGGACGTAAGCTCTTTCACCAGGCTGAGATTCTGTCTCCCGATGGAACCGTGCTGGCCTGCGGACAAGCTATCTTCATCGTGCTCGATCCTGCCATGCTCGCACGCGCCGG